The nucleotide window TTTTTATTCGGATAATTTCTTTTCGTTATTACCGGGTGAAATGCGTATGATTACAATGGAAGTAAGCAAAAATGCCTGGAATAGGGTAAATGGCTTATCGGCGGCTGCATTTAATACCAGCGAACTGAAATTGAAATGGTAGCCATATTGCTCACGAAGCCGGGGCTGACCAGGTAAAAAAAGATCTTAAAAAATTTGTATGGATAGTTTCTTTAAAAGAACATTAGGATTGTTGGGTCTTATTGCGATGGCATTTTCAACAATGGCACAACAGCCATTGCCCCATTGGACTTTAGGTCCTTTTATAAGGCCCGCCGGGGCCAATCCCATTATTGTTCCGGATACGCAAACGCTTTTTTTCGATCCCATGAGCAGGAAAAAACTGGCCTGGGAGGCCGGTGATGTTTTTAATCCCGCAGCCGTGGTTAGGAACAATAAGATCTATGTGCTCTACCGTGCAGAAGACCTGTCGGGAATGGGTATTGGTAAACGCACGTCCCGCCTGGGGTTGGCTGAAAGTCATAATGGTATTGCGATGAAGAAAAGTCCTGAGCCGGTTTTCTATCCTGCTGAAGATAGCCAAAAGGATAATGAATGGCCAGGAGGCTGTGAAGACCCGCGCGTAGCGGTTACTGCTGAAGGTTTATATGTAATGCTCTATACCCAATGGAACCGGAAAGTAGCGCGGCTGGCTGTGGCTACCTCGAAAGACCTGGTCAACTGGACCAAGCATGGGCCTGCATTTGCCAAAGCTTATGACGGTAAATTCAAAGATATGTTCTGTAAGTCGGGCTCAGTGGTAACCCAACTTAAAAAAGGAAAGCAGGTGATCACCCGTGTCAACGGAAAGTATATGATGTATTGGGGAGAACGTTTTATGAATATTGCTACTTCCGACGACCTGGTTAACTGGACACCCACCCTGGATAAAGAGGGCAAACTGGATATGATCGTAAAGCCCAGGAACGGCCATTTTGATAGCGACCTTACCGAGTGTGGTCCGCCGGCTTTGATAACCGATAACGGCATCCTGGTATTATACAACGGTAAAAATAAAGGGAACAAAGACCGCGATACTAATTACACGGCCAATACCTACGCGGCAGGCCAGGTCTTATTCGACCTGAAAGATCCTTCCAAAGTCATCAGCCGGCTCGATCAGCCCTTTTTTGTACCTACAGAGCCTTTTGAAAAAAGCGGGCAATACCCGGCAGGTACGGTCTTTATCGAAGGCCTGGTATACTTTAAAAGCAGATGGTTTTTATATTACGGCTGTGCTGATAGCAGGGTAGGGGTGGCTGTTTTTGATCCCCGTACCCGTTAATGTTAGGAGAAGGACTAATTTTTTACGGCGAATAATTTATTCTGAAGTGTAACAGATCTGTATAAGCAGGTTTTACGAAAACTTTTACGCCGTTTTCATAGGAAGTTTACCTCCATAATATTCTAAATTATTTGCCGGCATCGGTTGCCATTATTTGCGCATTTATCCCTACCCGCATGCCTTCAATATGAGCAGCGTGTGTCTGCTTTGAAATAAGTAGTATTACGGGAATATGGCAATATTCCGCATTTGATTTTAATGAGGTGGCATAGCTCCTAACCCTCCATCTCAGGCATTATATCTCAGAAATGATTAAATGGATCATTTTTGTTTCTAAAAGTTTTGTGTCAATATTGCATCGGAAGCCTGATGGAAACCATATGAATATCCCAGCGCCATGGATAGAAAAATCCAAACATCAGGTTCATCATCAATAATCAGAATGTTCTCTTTCATGCCATTTAGCTTTTTCAGGTATTTACTTGAAATCAGGGTTTCATGTATAGGTTTTAAAAAGTCAAACACGCTGCCAGTTGCTTAATTGGCGACATGCATAATGGGATGGTTCAAATATATACAATGGTCCTAATAAAATGTTTAATACAGATGCCGCGTGTTGACTTTAGCCGTTTGCTGCGTACTTAATTACGATGGGAATAGCCAGGGGCCTAAATAGTTAAAAGTCTTTTAAGCCTGATATAATACTTTGGCCTTTTGCAGGGAAGGTTGAAAATGTAATCCGACTTTAAAAGATACAATCATTTAAAGTGTTCTGCTTGCAGTGTTGAATATCTTAAGTTATCAAGTCTTTTATACCAATGCGTTATTCGAAAATGACACGAATGTGCAATAGTTTGAATAAAACTGCGCATACATGTTTCTTTACTTTGTCTTGTCAAGGATTTGACTAACGATTTGAATTTTTTAACGATCATGTTTGCCGGTGAATTGTATGAAGATTTGAAATACTTTAATTGCTTGTGTGATTTACTGCAGTGAGATTATTGGAATGACCTGAGCTTTGATTTGACTATTCAAAGCCGCAATAATCATAATAAATTCCGTTGAGTTGAGGATAGCAATGAAGATGCCAGGTGATGCCCTGCAGATATATGCTGTGATGCGGTTAGAAGCCGGGTTGGAGAGGCCGCAAGGCTGTATCGTCCATACATGAATTAGGTTTTCCAGATAAACAAAGTGATAGCAAATAAAAATAAACATATGAGGGTCATGCAGTGGCTGGCCGGTTGTTTTGTGGCGGGTATATTTTTACTGGGATGTAGTAAGAGTAATATTAAACCGGCAGAAAAGCCGGAAGTCAAAAAAGATTCAACAACTTATGATTTAGAAAATTTTCCCGAGGGGGCTCGTCCGCGTGAGGTAGGTCTTAAATTGACTGAACGGTTATTACAAACAAAATATTCTTACTGGGGTAATATTTATTCGCAGTATACGGCAGACCATATCACTTATCCTGATGTTTGTGCATGGCTGGGGGCGTTATGGTTTTCTAAGAGTGTGGGCAACGATGCATTGTACAATCAACTGGTAGCCAGATTTGAGCCACTATTTACAACTCAAAAGCATCTGCAACCTAATGTCAATACAACCGCCGACAATAAGGTGGATTATTATGTTTTT belongs to Niabella yanshanensis and includes:
- a CDS encoding glycoside hydrolase family 130 protein encodes the protein MDSFFKRTLGLLGLIAMAFSTMAQQPLPHWTLGPFIRPAGANPIIVPDTQTLFFDPMSRKKLAWEAGDVFNPAAVVRNNKIYVLYRAEDLSGMGIGKRTSRLGLAESHNGIAMKKSPEPVFYPAEDSQKDNEWPGGCEDPRVAVTAEGLYVMLYTQWNRKVARLAVATSKDLVNWTKHGPAFAKAYDGKFKDMFCKSGSVVTQLKKGKQVITRVNGKYMMYWGERFMNIATSDDLVNWTPTLDKEGKLDMIVKPRNGHFDSDLTECGPPALITDNGILVLYNGKNKGNKDRDTNYTANTYAAGQVLFDLKDPSKVISRLDQPFFVPTEPFEKSGQYPAGTVFIEGLVYFKSRWFLYYGCADSRVGVAVFDPRTR